The proteins below come from a single Edaphobacter acidisoli genomic window:
- a CDS encoding hydroxypyruvate isomerase family protein yields the protein MLTMLTRRVFGKVMAGAMVLPVKLVEAQEAPRKTGLVAPQFSVMMWTLKSRGTFEENLERVAAAGYSHVELTGEFSKWSEDDWKRILARMQALKLSVDATSGVKHGFADPAGGDAFLAELRAMMPAVKRLGCGKIILLSGKRVEGAAEGAQHTASIETLKRAAELLDKAGVVCVVEPIDTLEDPTIYLDGVTEAFEIVRAVGSPKVKVLYDLYHEQREHGNLIEKLEKNIDEVALIHIADVPGRHEPGTGEVNYGNIYRRLAELNYKGGIAMEFYPVGDAVETLRRAREEAMRA from the coding sequence ATGCTGACCATGCTGACTCGCAGAGTGTTTGGGAAGGTGATGGCTGGCGCGATGGTTTTGCCAGTCAAGCTAGTGGAGGCGCAAGAGGCTCCACGCAAGACTGGATTGGTAGCGCCGCAGTTCTCGGTGATGATGTGGACGCTCAAATCGCGTGGCACGTTTGAAGAGAACCTGGAGCGGGTGGCGGCGGCCGGCTACAGCCATGTGGAACTGACGGGTGAGTTTAGCAAATGGTCGGAGGATGATTGGAAGCGCATCCTTGCGCGCATGCAGGCGCTGAAGCTGAGCGTGGACGCGACCAGTGGCGTGAAGCATGGCTTTGCCGACCCCGCGGGAGGAGATGCTTTTCTCGCTGAGCTGAGAGCGATGATGCCTGCGGTGAAGCGGCTGGGATGCGGGAAGATTATTTTGCTCTCGGGCAAGCGGGTCGAAGGCGCGGCAGAGGGGGCGCAGCATACGGCTTCGATTGAGACGCTAAAGCGCGCTGCGGAACTGCTCGACAAAGCAGGCGTTGTGTGCGTGGTTGAACCGATCGATACGCTGGAGGATCCCACGATCTATCTGGACGGGGTGACGGAGGCGTTTGAGATTGTGCGGGCAGTGGGAAGCCCGAAGGTGAAGGTGCTCTATGACCTCTACCATGAGCAGCGTGAGCACGGAAACCTGATTGAGAAGCTGGAGAAGAATATTGATGAGGTCGCGCTGATCCATATTGCCGATGTTCCAGGAAGGCACGAGCCTGGCACTGGCGAGGTGAATTACGGCAACATTTATCGGCGGCTGGCGGAGTTGAACTACAAGGGCGGGATTGCGATGGAGTTTTATCCTGTCGGGGATGCGGTGGAGACGCTGCGACGTGCGCGGGAAGAGGCGATGCGCGCCTGA
- a CDS encoding glycoside hydrolase family 31 protein gives MKTSSASLFASAVVAAALLFAPALNAQTPEQIPAPTPHAEPEASFSATADPHAIVLFGHARFTVLTPQLVRMEWAADDHFEDHPSFVFLNRRMPVPEFKVSRKHKALTIETSALTLKYSPRGDGKFDPTNLTITLTKFHEADAQPVIWHPGLADTGNLEGTTRTLDGARGDKTREPIGEGLVSRNGWALVDDSTRPLFDSDDFTFKGGEQSTWPWVIERPAAGSLDWYFFGYGHNYRQALHDYVRVAGRIPLPPRFAFGAWWSRYWAYSDQELDDLVRGFRENDTPLDVLVIDMDWHNTLGMHFNIKDASGHSQGWTGYTWNHLLFPDPKAFLGNLHDEGLKVTLNMHPASGVQPWEDQYTAMAKAMGQDPAQKQYVPFDITNKKYAQNYMDILHHPLEKEGIDFWWLDWQQEPTTKVPGVSPTWWLNYVHFTDQQREGKRPLLFHRWGGLGNHRYQIGFSGDTVSVWDSLAFQPWFTATAANVGYAYWSHDIGGHMPGAVAPELYTRWVQFGAFSPILRTHTTKNPDSERRIWAYPEPYSSILRTAFQQRYALEPYVYTEARRTYDTGVAFLHPLYYDSPDAPEAYTAKNEYAFGSQMIVAPVVHPIDAATDLATESIWLPKGEWIEWSTGKHFTGPIALTRSFSIAQTPVYLRAGAIVPMQPPMQYTGQKPVDPLILNVWPLADGQTSTYQVYADASKGENYKRGVYSLTPVTATQHGDTLTVEIAPEEGSYPGMIQSRGYELRLPADWPPASVTSNGEPLKWSYEGNTLSTVIHVPSQPVTEAVHIEVRRAAGSLAARAELDGFAGATTRLRSAYDTLNQEWPFTWSPDPLIDAWQTGDRLSYHPETARTELDNFAKKYAAAEQSIEQLYDPIANLSDDQLVDQLMKHRGDDTAKQRAIAYKAALQRALSQLKDGKPE, from the coding sequence ATGAAAACGTCTTCAGCCTCGCTCTTCGCCTCCGCAGTAGTTGCCGCCGCTCTGCTCTTCGCCCCTGCCCTCAACGCACAAACACCCGAGCAGATTCCCGCGCCCACGCCGCACGCAGAGCCCGAGGCCTCATTCTCTGCAACAGCCGACCCGCACGCCATCGTGCTCTTCGGCCACGCCCGCTTCACCGTCCTGACGCCGCAGTTGGTCCGCATGGAGTGGGCTGCCGACGACCACTTCGAAGATCATCCCTCCTTCGTCTTCCTCAACCGCCGCATGCCCGTGCCCGAGTTCAAAGTCTCGCGCAAGCACAAAGCACTGACCATCGAGACCAGCGCGCTCACGCTCAAATACTCACCACGCGGCGACGGCAAATTCGACCCCACCAACCTGACCATCACACTCACAAAGTTCCATGAAGCAGACGCACAGCCTGTCATATGGCACCCAGGTCTCGCCGACACAGGCAATCTCGAAGGCACCACCCGCACACTCGACGGCGCACGCGGCGACAAGACGCGCGAGCCCATCGGCGAAGGCCTCGTCTCACGCAACGGCTGGGCGCTCGTCGATGACTCAACGCGTCCCCTCTTCGACTCCGACGACTTCACCTTCAAAGGCGGCGAGCAGAGCACCTGGCCCTGGGTCATCGAGCGGCCCGCCGCCGGCAGCCTCGACTGGTACTTCTTCGGCTACGGCCACAACTACCGCCAGGCGCTCCACGACTACGTCCGCGTCGCTGGACGCATCCCGCTGCCGCCGCGCTTTGCCTTCGGCGCATGGTGGTCGCGCTACTGGGCCTACTCCGATCAGGAGCTGGACGATCTCGTCCGCGGCTTCCGCGAAAACGACACGCCGCTCGACGTGCTCGTCATCGACATGGACTGGCACAACACACTCGGCATGCACTTCAATATCAAGGACGCCTCCGGCCACTCCCAGGGCTGGACCGGCTACACCTGGAACCACCTTCTCTTTCCCGACCCGAAAGCGTTCCTCGGCAACCTGCACGACGAAGGCCTGAAGGTCACGCTCAACATGCACCCAGCCTCCGGCGTGCAGCCGTGGGAAGACCAGTACACCGCGATGGCGAAGGCGATGGGACAGGACCCGGCGCAGAAGCAGTACGTCCCCTTCGACATCACCAACAAAAAGTACGCTCAGAACTACATGGACATCCTGCACCATCCACTCGAAAAAGAAGGCATCGACTTCTGGTGGCTCGACTGGCAGCAGGAGCCGACGACCAAAGTCCCCGGCGTAAGCCCGACCTGGTGGCTCAACTACGTCCACTTCACCGACCAGCAGCGCGAGGGCAAGCGTCCGCTGCTCTTCCATCGCTGGGGCGGCCTCGGCAACCACCGCTACCAGATCGGCTTCTCGGGCGACACCGTCTCCGTGTGGGACTCGCTCGCCTTCCAGCCCTGGTTCACCGCAACCGCGGCCAACGTCGGCTACGCCTACTGGAGCCACGACATCGGCGGCCACATGCCCGGAGCCGTCGCGCCCGAGCTCTACACACGCTGGGTGCAGTTCGGCGCCTTCAGCCCCATCCTGCGCACGCACACGACGAAGAACCCCGACTCCGAGCGCCGCATCTGGGCCTACCCCGAGCCATACTCCAGCATCCTTCGCACCGCCTTCCAGCAACGCTATGCGCTCGAACCCTACGTCTACACCGAGGCGCGCCGCACCTACGACACCGGCGTAGCCTTCCTTCATCCGCTCTACTACGACTCGCCCGACGCGCCCGAAGCCTACACCGCAAAGAACGAGTACGCCTTCGGCAGCCAGATGATCGTCGCGCCCGTCGTCCATCCCATCGACGCCGCAACCGACCTCGCCACCGAGAGCATCTGGCTTCCCAAAGGCGAGTGGATCGAGTGGTCAACCGGCAAACACTTCACCGGCCCCATCGCGCTCACCCGCTCGTTCTCCATCGCTCAGACGCCGGTCTACCTGCGCGCCGGAGCCATCGTCCCCATGCAGCCGCCGATGCAGTACACCGGCCAGAAGCCCGTCGATCCATTGATCTTGAATGTCTGGCCGCTAGCCGACGGCCAAACCTCCACGTACCAGGTCTACGCCGACGCCAGCAAAGGTGAGAACTACAAGCGCGGCGTCTACTCGCTCACACCCGTCACCGCAACCCAGCACGGCGACACCCTCACCGTCGAGATCGCGCCCGAAGAGGGCAGCTATCCCGGCATGATTCAGTCCCGCGGCTACGAGCTGCGCCTCCCCGCCGACTGGCCGCCCGCATCCGTCACGTCGAACGGCGAACCACTCAAGTGGAGCTACGAGGGCAACACCCTCTCGACCGTCATCCACGTACCATCGCAGCCGGTCACCGAAGCCGTGCATATCGAAGTCCGCCGCGCCGCCGGTTCGCTTGCCGCGCGTGCCGAACTCGACGGCTTCGCCGGAGCAACCACGCGCCTGCGCTCCGCCTACGACACGCTCAACCAGGAGTGGCCCTTCACCTGGTCCCCCGACCCACTCATCGACGCCTGGCAGACCGGCGACCGCCTCAGCTACCACCCCGAAACAGCCCGCACCGAACTAGACAACTTCGCCAAAAAATACGCCGCAGCCGAACAATCCATCGAGCAACTCTACGACCCGATTGCAAACCTCTCCGACGATCAACTAGTCGACCAACTCATGAAGCATCGCGGAGACGACACCGCAAAGCAACGCGCCATAGCCTACAAAGCTGCCCTCCAACGCGCCCTCTCACAGTTGAAAGACGGCAAGCCGGAGTGA
- a CDS encoding flavodoxin family protein translates to MTIVSVVYQSSRGHTRALADAVARGAASVAGTEVRLVEIRGEQVLNGRWNHEETMAQLAQSDAIVFGCPTYMGSVSAIYKAFLEKAFDPWLQQQWKDKIAAGFTNSASQSGDKLSSLIQLSIFAAQMGMIWVGVGDPPGNNWSGGTANDVNRLGTWLGAMGQSNGDQGPELAPSQGDRITAERLGARVAGITQRWMGAGAYKTERLKAR, encoded by the coding sequence ATGACCATTGTTTCCGTCGTGTATCAATCGAGTCGCGGACATACTCGCGCTCTAGCGGATGCGGTTGCGCGAGGCGCCGCGTCTGTGGCAGGAACGGAAGTCCGACTCGTAGAAATCCGTGGCGAGCAAGTCCTCAATGGCAGGTGGAATCACGAAGAGACCATGGCCCAACTGGCGCAATCGGATGCCATCGTATTTGGGTGCCCTACTTATATGGGGAGCGTTTCGGCTATCTACAAGGCGTTTCTGGAGAAAGCGTTTGATCCCTGGCTGCAACAGCAATGGAAAGACAAGATTGCGGCTGGATTCACCAACTCCGCATCGCAGAGCGGCGACAAACTTTCGAGCTTGATTCAACTTTCTATCTTTGCGGCCCAGATGGGCATGATTTGGGTGGGAGTTGGCGATCCGCCGGGCAACAACTGGAGCGGGGGCACCGCAAACGACGTCAACCGGCTGGGCACATGGCTCGGCGCCATGGGGCAAAGCAACGGAGATCAGGGGCCTGAACTTGCACCGAGCCAGGGGGATCGAATAACGGCTGAGCGATTGGGCGCGCGCGTCGCGGGGATTACCCAGAGATGGATGGGAGCAGGAGCATATAAAACCGAGCGATTGAAGGCGCGGTGA
- a CDS encoding c-type cytochrome — MRIVIRVAALAAFAMLAAGCNRTAPPTPLDQLNAQQMSGHAVFESQCARCHADRTDQKLHGPALLGVFKKPYLPSGAPANDDRVTDTILHGHGLMPAMGNTMDQQDVNDVLAYLHTL; from the coding sequence ATGCGAATTGTGATTCGAGTGGCCGCGCTTGCGGCGTTTGCCATGCTGGCGGCGGGATGCAACCGGACTGCGCCGCCGACTCCGCTGGACCAGCTGAATGCGCAACAGATGAGCGGGCACGCTGTCTTTGAGTCGCAGTGCGCGCGCTGCCATGCCGACCGCACGGACCAGAAGCTGCATGGGCCTGCGCTGCTGGGCGTCTTCAAGAAGCCTTATCTGCCGAGCGGCGCGCCGGCCAATGACGATCGCGTGACCGACACGATCCTTCACGGGCACGGACTGATGCCTGCGATGGGCAACACTATGGACCAGCAGGACGTGAATGACGTGCTGGCCTATCTGCACACACTATGA
- a CDS encoding sulfite exporter TauE/SafE family protein yields the protein MAATTIEVVAVVFLATVVRSAFGFGEALVAVPLLALCIPIGVAAPLAVLVSITIAAVVLVEDWKHVHVRSSGWLLAPTLVGIPLGLMLLASTHQLVVKIALGVLILAFSAYSLAGSKPPELKQESKPWLLGCGFLAGVMGGAYGMNGPPLVIYGAMRRWSARHFRATLQGYFLPASIVGMAGYWLAGLWTSAVTHYYLVSLPAALPAIFLGRMLNRRLTSDVFLKYVYVGLAGTGVLLIVQAVKHG from the coding sequence ATGGCTGCGACCACAATCGAGGTGGTGGCGGTGGTGTTTTTGGCAACGGTGGTCCGCTCGGCGTTTGGATTTGGCGAGGCGCTGGTAGCTGTGCCGCTGCTGGCGCTGTGCATTCCGATTGGTGTGGCGGCTCCGCTGGCTGTGCTGGTGTCGATTACGATTGCCGCGGTTGTGCTGGTGGAAGACTGGAAGCATGTGCATGTGCGCAGCTCGGGATGGCTGCTGGCGCCTACGCTGGTGGGCATTCCGCTGGGCCTGATGCTGCTGGCGAGCACGCATCAGCTGGTGGTGAAGATCGCGCTGGGTGTGCTGATTCTTGCGTTCTCGGCTTACTCGCTGGCGGGCAGCAAGCCGCCGGAGTTGAAGCAGGAGAGCAAGCCCTGGCTGCTGGGCTGCGGTTTTCTGGCGGGCGTGATGGGCGGAGCGTATGGCATGAATGGGCCTCCGCTGGTGATCTATGGGGCGATGCGGCGGTGGTCGGCGCGGCACTTTCGCGCGACGCTGCAGGGATATTTTTTGCCAGCGAGCATTGTGGGCATGGCGGGGTACTGGCTTGCTGGATTGTGGACGTCTGCGGTGACGCACTACTACCTGGTGTCGTTGCCTGCGGCGCTGCCGGCGATCTTTCTGGGCAGGATGCTGAATCGGCGCCTGACGAGCGATGTTTTTTTGAAGTATGTGTATGTGGGTTTGGCGGGGACGGGCGTGCTGCTGATCGTTCAGGCTGTGAAGCATGGGTGA
- the dacB gene encoding D-alanyl-D-alanine carboxypeptidase/D-alanyl-D-alanine endopeptidase produces MKKSLNHCALIVLLGAICLPAHAKVHHRRHRPKPLKTQIAELLDDPAVSRAHWGIVVTEMDGKPIYAMNEGQLFQPASNNKMFTTATALALLGPDATTETRIVAKGVFNGPAKLAGDVVLVGAGDANLSGRALQYVEPADRPNPAPPAPDPLRYLAQMADQVAATGLKVVNGDVVGDDTLFPWEPYPEDWTIDDAVWGYGAPVSALTINDNQIKVTVTPADTAGKPATVSLSPAVPYYRLDFSVMTGSPKSPSSIEMERMPGSRELRIYGSIAVDAQPDEEEVAIEDPAEYAAVALKSLLEARGVEVTGKARAQHRLSTDTQGFLAESAQSVVDLSERAPVAANPVEKVLASHTSPPLEENLVVTNKVSQNLHAELFLHQLGVAVLGDGSTAAGVRVVRVFLTDKVGVDPDDFVFFDGSGLSGHDLVTPRAAAKLLQYAAEQPWFADWKRSLPIGGEDGTLAERFPKAPLKDHLFAKTGTLGEARALSGYLECASGKTVIFSIMVGNHTPRTHADREAMDKIVAAIAETN; encoded by the coding sequence GTGAAGAAATCGCTGAATCACTGCGCTCTTATTGTCTTGCTTGGAGCAATCTGTCTGCCAGCCCATGCGAAAGTCCATCACAGACGACACAGGCCGAAGCCGCTGAAGACGCAGATTGCCGAGCTGCTGGATGACCCGGCGGTCTCGCGGGCGCACTGGGGCATTGTGGTGACGGAGATGGATGGCAAGCCCATCTATGCGATGAACGAAGGGCAACTCTTTCAGCCTGCGAGCAATAACAAGATGTTCACGACGGCTACGGCGCTGGCCTTGCTGGGACCGGACGCTACAACGGAGACGCGCATTGTGGCGAAGGGCGTCTTCAACGGCCCTGCGAAGCTGGCGGGCGATGTGGTGCTGGTGGGCGCGGGCGATGCGAATCTTTCGGGGCGCGCGCTGCAGTATGTTGAGCCTGCGGACAGGCCGAATCCTGCGCCGCCTGCGCCTGATCCGCTGCGGTATCTGGCGCAGATGGCTGACCAGGTTGCTGCGACGGGGCTTAAGGTTGTGAACGGTGATGTGGTGGGCGACGACACGCTGTTTCCGTGGGAGCCTTATCCGGAAGACTGGACGATTGATGATGCGGTGTGGGGTTATGGCGCGCCGGTGTCGGCGCTGACGATTAACGATAACCAGATCAAGGTGACGGTGACTCCGGCGGACACGGCGGGCAAGCCTGCGACGGTGTCGCTCTCGCCGGCGGTGCCGTATTACAGGCTGGATTTTTCGGTGATGACTGGTTCGCCGAAGAGCCCGAGCTCGATTGAGATGGAGCGGATGCCGGGCAGCAGGGAGCTGCGCATCTATGGCTCGATTGCGGTGGATGCGCAGCCGGATGAGGAAGAGGTTGCGATTGAAGACCCGGCGGAGTATGCCGCGGTTGCGCTGAAGTCGTTGCTGGAGGCGCGCGGAGTTGAGGTGACGGGCAAGGCTCGCGCGCAGCATCGGCTTTCGACTGACACACAGGGCTTTCTTGCGGAGTCTGCGCAGTCGGTGGTGGATTTGAGCGAGCGTGCGCCTGTGGCAGCGAATCCTGTGGAGAAGGTGCTGGCTTCGCACACTTCGCCTCCGCTTGAGGAGAACCTAGTCGTGACGAATAAGGTGAGCCAGAACCTGCATGCGGAGTTGTTTCTGCACCAGCTTGGCGTGGCGGTGCTTGGAGACGGATCGACTGCTGCTGGTGTGCGGGTGGTGCGGGTGTTTTTGACGGACAAGGTTGGGGTTGATCCGGATGATTTTGTTTTTTTCGATGGCTCGGGGTTGAGCGGGCATGATCTGGTGACACCGCGTGCGGCGGCGAAGCTGTTGCAGTATGCGGCGGAGCAGCCGTGGTTTGCTGACTGGAAGCGTTCGCTGCCGATTGGTGGCGAGGATGGCACGTTGGCTGAGCGTTTTCCGAAGGCTCCGCTGAAGGACCATCTCTTTGCCAAGACGGGCACGCTGGGTGAGGCGCGGGCGTTGAGTGGGTATCTGGAGTGTGCGAGTGGCAAGACGGTGATCTTCTCGATTATGGTGGGCAACCACACGCCGCGCACACATGCGGATCGTGAGGCGATGGATAAGATTGTTGCTGCGATTGCTGAGACGAATTGA
- a CDS encoding nuclear transport factor 2 family protein gives MKAKVILIALLLALCTGAVFAQQSANEVAVWKLEHSYWEYVKAADLVGYRTLWDAKFVGWPYISPAPQRKDHVTDWLRQYTGKGVRLASYSLEPLGSVATGNIVVTYYRLTAVWGDQGGNGKPQTSRITHTWIRTPAGWQILGGMSAHQPEDQR, from the coding sequence TTGAAAGCGAAAGTAATACTGATCGCGCTTCTACTCGCGCTTTGCACGGGCGCTGTGTTTGCCCAGCAATCCGCCAATGAAGTAGCCGTCTGGAAGCTCGAACACTCCTACTGGGAGTATGTGAAGGCGGCCGATCTTGTTGGCTATCGAACGTTATGGGATGCGAAATTCGTGGGCTGGCCATACATCAGCCCTGCGCCGCAACGAAAGGACCACGTTACAGACTGGCTCAGACAGTACACCGGGAAGGGCGTTCGGCTTGCATCCTATTCACTTGAACCCCTGGGAAGCGTCGCTACTGGCAACATTGTTGTTACGTATTACCGGCTGACCGCCGTCTGGGGGGACCAAGGCGGGAATGGCAAACCCCAAACCAGTCGCATCACGCATACGTGGATCAGAACGCCCGCAGGATGGCAGATTCTGGGAGGTATGTCCGCGCACCAGCCGGAGGACCAAAGATAG
- the folP gene encoding dihydropteroate synthase, producing the protein MPFAARPEFDWRLRTRSFRLGRRTLVMGILNVTPDSFSDGGHFYSPTDAPDRAITHALNMLDEGADILDIGGESTRPGAIPLTPEEEQSRILPVIEALASQRPQAILSVDTFHAATARRAIEAGADIVNDVSGHQWDPAMAETCAATGCGVVLMHTRGRPQDWRNQAPLAEDEVVPLVVDGLKQCLKSALLAGIERDKIVLDPGFGFGKRLGENYPLLARLDELRSLNLPILAGVSRKSFLASAVAQNIDVAPESLTSADRLNATTAANTAAILAGAHILRVHDVRPALEAAAVADRILSAI; encoded by the coding sequence ATGCCCTTTGCCGCGCGTCCCGAATTCGACTGGCGTCTCCGCACCCGCAGCTTCCGGCTGGGACGCCGAACGCTCGTCATGGGCATCCTCAACGTCACGCCCGACAGCTTCTCCGACGGCGGCCACTTCTACTCGCCCACCGACGCACCCGACCGCGCCATCACGCACGCGCTCAACATGCTCGACGAAGGCGCAGACATCCTCGACATCGGCGGCGAATCCACGCGCCCCGGAGCCATCCCGCTCACCCCTGAAGAAGAGCAGTCGCGCATCCTGCCCGTCATCGAAGCACTCGCCTCCCAGCGGCCCCAGGCAATCCTCTCCGTCGACACCTTCCACGCCGCCACCGCTCGCCGCGCCATCGAAGCCGGAGCCGATATCGTCAACGATGTCAGCGGCCACCAGTGGGACCCGGCCATGGCCGAGACCTGCGCCGCCACCGGCTGCGGCGTCGTCCTGATGCACACACGCGGACGCCCTCAGGACTGGCGCAACCAGGCCCCGCTCGCCGAAGACGAAGTCGTGCCACTCGTCGTAGACGGCCTGAAGCAGTGTCTCAAGTCCGCGCTCCTCGCCGGCATCGAGCGCGACAAAATCGTGCTCGACCCCGGCTTCGGCTTCGGCAAGCGTCTCGGCGAAAACTACCCGCTGCTCGCGCGCCTCGATGAACTCCGGTCGCTCAACTTGCCCATCCTCGCCGGCGTCTCGCGCAAGAGCTTCCTCGCCAGCGCAGTCGCGCAAAATATCGACGTAGCCCCCGAGAGCCTCACATCCGCGGACCGCCTCAACGCCACAACCGCCGCCAACACCGCAGCCATCCTCGCAGGAGCACACATCCTCCGCGTCCACGACGTGCGCCCCGCCCTCGAAGCCGCAGCCGTCGCCGACCGCATCCTCAGCGCAATCTAA